One Bombus pyrosoma isolate SC7728 linkage group LG7, ASM1482585v1, whole genome shotgun sequence genomic window carries:
- the LOC122568979 gene encoding histone H5-like, with protein sequence MGKQAPKMSARVVNAIRNLREAHGSTSKEIMNYIMSQCNVPETTVQRQMQAALKRGLDCGILKKTQGHYFLNTEVEPQLTSNLVPAERHGRRRSRRRRSSRRRRSRRRGRRRSRGRRRRSRRSRRRSRRRRRGATMRARRIGCTRCRCTKRTRNVDVLRNNPVEPQEPDNVCMCEKESNEENRSRQSRSRDHSLSRSRSSANSDRDGAITDRRPIHDQD encoded by the exons ATGGGGAAACAGGCGCCGAAAATGTCGGCCAGGGTGGTCAATGCCATTAGAAATCTACGAGAGGCTCACGGCTCCACGTCGAAGGAGATCATGAATTACATCATGTCACAGTGCAACGTCCCCGAGACGACCGTGCAGAGACag ATGCAAGCAGCGTTAAAACGTGGATTGGATTGCGGTATCCTGAAGAAGACGCAGGGCCACTACTTCTTGAACACGGAAGTCGAGCCGCAGCTCACGTCGAACCTGGTGccagccgaaaggcacggaagACGAAGAAGCAGACGACGACGAAGCAGCAGACGACGACGTAGTAGACGCCGAGGACGTCGACGTAGCAGAGGCAGGCGTAGGAGAAGTCGTCGTAGTCGTCGTCGCTCAAGACGAAGAAGACGTGGCGCCACTATGAGGGCCAGGCGAATTGGTTGCACCAGATGCAGGTGTACCAAGAGAACCAGGAACGTGGACGTTCTGAGGAACAATCCAGTGGAGCCACAAGAGCCAGATAACGTGTGTATGTGCGAGAAGGAGAGCAACGAGGAGAACCGAAGCAGACAGAGCAGAAGTCGTGATCATAGTCTGAGTCGTAGTCGATCATCGGCAAACAGCGATCGAGATGGCGCCATAACCGATCGACGACCGATCCATGATCAAGATTAA